The following proteins come from a genomic window of Kitasatospora sp. NBC_01246:
- a CDS encoding lanthionine synthetase C family protein, translating to MTAHPAQHLAVHVADRLAEPEAAPAAYRAKDWWRQSLAHGIPGIALLHIELAARGLRPWQRAHDWLAATARAPVTSGPDSHPFHGAPALAHALACAAEHLPGSYQRPLHTLDQQLAADTRRRLDAAHRRIDDGQPPALAEFDAIHGLTGYGARLLHRDPDSDVGRAVLEYLVRLAEPLTVDGRELPGWWTLGGPSGRPDTRFPGGHANTGAAHGITGPLLLLSRLARHGITVPGQLEGISTVLAWLDRWRQDTDRGPAWPYWITPAELRTDRAAPNAPLRPSWCYGTAGVGRAQQLAAIALGDRARQLAAENALADALTDPAQLAATTDISLCHGFAGLAHIAARAAHDALPETAPRLRALVPALLTAVRREAAVALVDAPDAGPGLLDGAAGVALATLAAGSTDPPRSAWDACLLIS from the coding sequence ATGACCGCCCACCCCGCACAGCACCTGGCCGTCCATGTCGCCGACCGCCTCGCCGAGCCCGAGGCCGCACCGGCCGCCTACCGGGCCAAGGACTGGTGGCGTCAGTCCCTCGCCCACGGCATCCCCGGGATCGCGCTGCTCCACATCGAACTCGCTGCCCGGGGCCTGCGGCCCTGGCAGCGGGCCCACGACTGGCTCGCGGCCACCGCCCGGGCCCCCGTCACCAGCGGGCCCGACAGTCACCCCTTCCACGGCGCGCCGGCCCTCGCGCACGCCCTGGCCTGCGCCGCCGAGCACCTCCCCGGCTCCTACCAGCGCCCCCTGCACACCCTCGATCAGCAGCTCGCCGCCGACACCCGGCGACGGCTCGACGCCGCGCACCGCCGCATCGACGACGGGCAACCGCCCGCCCTCGCCGAGTTCGACGCGATCCACGGCCTCACCGGCTACGGCGCCCGCCTGCTGCACCGCGACCCCGACAGCGACGTCGGCCGGGCCGTCCTGGAGTACCTCGTGCGCCTGGCCGAGCCGCTCACCGTCGACGGGCGGGAACTGCCCGGCTGGTGGACCCTGGGCGGGCCCTCCGGCCGCCCCGACACCCGCTTCCCCGGCGGTCACGCCAACACCGGCGCCGCCCACGGCATCACCGGCCCTCTCCTGCTGCTCAGCCGGCTGGCCCGCCACGGCATCACCGTGCCGGGCCAGCTCGAGGGGATCAGCACCGTTCTCGCCTGGCTGGACCGTTGGCGCCAGGACACCGACCGCGGACCGGCCTGGCCGTACTGGATCACCCCCGCCGAACTGCGCACCGACCGTGCCGCGCCGAACGCGCCGCTGCGGCCCTCCTGGTGCTACGGCACCGCCGGTGTGGGCCGCGCCCAGCAACTGGCCGCCATCGCCCTCGGCGACCGCGCCCGCCAACTCGCTGCGGAGAACGCCCTCGCCGACGCCCTCACCGACCCCGCCCAGCTCGCCGCGACCACCGACATCTCCCTGTGCCACGGCTTCGCGGGACTCGCCCACATCGCCGCCCGCGCCGCCCACGACGCCCTCCCCGAAACCGCCCCCCGCCTGCGCGCCCTCGTCCCCGCCCTGCTCACCGCCGTCCGGCGTGAGGCCGCCGTCGCGCTGGTGGACGCGCCGGACGCCGGCCCAGGTCTTCTCGACGGCGCGGCCGGCGTCGCCCTGGCCACGCTCGCGGCCGGCAGCACCGATCCACCCCGCTCGGCCTGGGACGCCTGCCTGCTCATCTCCTGA
- a CDS encoding TauD/TfdA family dioxygenase → MPSSHTPVPAVDEEFTLGALADGALERAAGVLREHGLVQLGRLGGRDDVLEAAGRFMAEPWQHRDADPDGLTVVRDTGRHEGLAGFAGLGRGDLSLHTECAQLPRPPRLLLLACARTADSGGETLLVDGRAVLAELAGFHPTSLEALAAPRAAYFGGADGHFAPVLEHLPDGRWRLRLRQDSLARFSPDAEAHLPALRRAVEHNTTRTRLASGQGLVLDNHRVLHGRTAFVGARLLLRALGEPRAVLGLDSGFPAPWTAPRLAPAGDGVDIAT, encoded by the coding sequence ATGCCGTCTTCCCACACTCCGGTGCCCGCCGTGGACGAAGAGTTCACCCTCGGCGCCCTGGCCGACGGGGCCTTGGAGCGTGCCGCGGGCGTGCTGCGCGAGCACGGCCTGGTGCAGCTCGGGCGCCTCGGCGGGCGCGACGACGTGCTCGAAGCGGCCGGGCGGTTCATGGCCGAGCCGTGGCAGCACCGCGACGCCGACCCGGACGGGCTGACCGTCGTGCGCGACACCGGCCGGCACGAGGGCCTGGCGGGTTTCGCCGGCCTCGGGCGCGGCGACCTCTCGCTGCACACCGAGTGCGCCCAGCTGCCCCGCCCGCCCCGCCTCCTGCTCCTGGCCTGCGCCCGGACGGCCGATTCGGGAGGCGAGACCCTCCTGGTGGACGGCCGGGCCGTCCTCGCCGAGCTGGCCGGCTTCCACCCGACCTCGCTGGAGGCCCTCGCGGCGCCGCGGGCCGCGTACTTCGGCGGCGCGGACGGCCACTTCGCCCCCGTTCTGGAACACCTGCCCGACGGCCGGTGGCGCCTGCGACTGCGCCAGGACTCCCTCGCCCGGTTCTCCCCGGACGCCGAAGCCCACCTGCCGGCGCTGCGCCGCGCTGTCGAGCACAACACCACCCGCACGCGCCTGGCCAGCGGACAGGGCCTCGTCCTGGACAACCACCGCGTTCTGCACGGCCGCACCGCCTTCGTCGGGGCCCGGCTTCTGCTGCGGGCCCTGGGAGAACCGCGCGCCGTTCTCGGCCTGGACAGCGGGTTCCCGGCCCCCTGGACCGCGCCGCGGCTGGCCCCGGCGGGTGACGGCGTGGATATCGCCACGTAG
- a CDS encoding NUDIX hydrolase: protein MTGPSEQPYVPPKFPISIKGVVLDPRGRVLLLKNERAEWELPGGKLEGPETPEERVETEIREECGWTASAGPLLDVWMYEPLPGRRVFIVTYGCTAADAHRPPVVSHEHKEAALFHRDEVPSLVMPQGYKDSIARWYELQGWA, encoded by the coding sequence ATGACCGGACCTTCTGAACAGCCCTATGTGCCGCCGAAGTTCCCGATCTCGATCAAGGGCGTCGTGCTTGACCCGCGAGGACGGGTGCTGCTGCTGAAGAACGAGCGGGCCGAGTGGGAGCTGCCGGGCGGGAAGCTGGAGGGACCGGAGACTCCCGAGGAACGGGTGGAGACCGAGATCCGCGAGGAGTGCGGCTGGACGGCCTCCGCCGGTCCGCTGCTGGATGTGTGGATGTACGAGCCGCTGCCCGGCCGGCGGGTGTTCATCGTCACCTACGGCTGCACCGCCGCTGACGCCCACCGGCCCCCGGTCGTCAGCCACGAGCACAAGGAAGCCGCGCTCTTCCACCGCGACGAGGTGCCCTCCCTGGTCATGCCGCAGGGGTACAAGGACTCCATCGCCCGCTGGTACGAACTCCAGGGCTGGGCCTGA
- a CDS encoding lantibiotic dehydratase → MEWLRSVWELQDLAEGLHLASPALAAQMRTLVTATAPLARDVRRSALALARYLLRATSRATPFGLFAGVTSAGTGASAAARWGSDHRAVASASAHWLAGVIARLEACPELRGRLPVIANSALSVRGDRLIVPYQPSPDGQRSAAVEVSLRHTAPVSAALAMARTPVRLDDLTGKLLADFPAAGPQRVTALLDELIARRALITALHAPSTSTDALGHLVTQLEAAGARAIAPVADLTEELREIHTVLQDSAERPAEQTRPDRQGAAARMNDLLPTERHPLTVDLRLDATIALPPAVAREAERAALALARVSAAPWGTASWKAYHQRFYERFGIGSMVPVTDVVADSGIGFPDGYPGSTAGERRPTLTGRDEALVRLAQGAALDGRDEVVLDEAMIASLSLGPDRVRLPPHLELGVRVHAAGTADLEWGKFKLEVVSVSRGAGVGTGRFLQVLDPAHRAAFAAELADLPGADPNTVAAQLSFPPLEPDTAHVTRAPRILSTAITLEEHRPPGDGILTLQDLAVGCDGRRMYLAAPTLGRRVEAVAMHALNPHTHTPPLARFLAELSRAQCAAVTLFDWGAARTMPFLPRLRHGRTVLSPARWRLESADLPARARPWAEWDAAFAACRSRRRVPQQVSLTEGDRLLPLDLEEVGHRALLRAHLDAGAPAVLTEAARDAGWCEGRAHEIVVPLKAARPPQWPALPAPTRRRTTGREHGQTPAASTVLLAGLYGDIRRQDTLLAQHLPDLLQRLGEPPWWYVRFRDPDQHLRLRIALPDPAGFAPVAATVSSWADELHHAGLLREVRYPVSYPEWGRWGAGAAWDAAENVFRADSRALLAQLRRPAGPDRRALVAAHSIAIAAAFLGSAVAGADWIIENVPPAAPARVRRAQFAEAVRLADPRGDWAALRAVPGGGAIVEAWAGRDAALAAYRAHLPGPDTHGIAVDDVLGSLLHVHFVRAVAVDFPEEAICLYLARAAALAWKARTAGGNA, encoded by the coding sequence GTGGAGTGGCTGCGCTCGGTGTGGGAGCTGCAGGACCTCGCCGAGGGGCTGCACCTGGCCAGCCCGGCACTTGCCGCGCAGATGCGCACCCTGGTCACTGCCACCGCCCCGTTGGCCCGCGATGTCCGGCGCTCCGCCTTGGCCCTCGCCCGCTACCTCCTGCGGGCGACAAGCCGCGCCACGCCGTTCGGCCTGTTCGCCGGCGTAACGAGCGCCGGCACCGGCGCAAGCGCGGCGGCCCGCTGGGGCAGTGATCATCGCGCGGTCGCTTCCGCCTCCGCCCACTGGCTGGCGGGCGTGATCGCCCGCCTCGAAGCCTGCCCGGAGCTGCGAGGCCGCCTCCCGGTCATCGCGAACAGCGCGCTGTCGGTGCGCGGGGACCGCCTGATCGTGCCGTACCAGCCGAGCCCGGACGGGCAGCGAAGCGCCGCGGTGGAGGTGTCCCTGCGCCACACCGCGCCGGTGAGCGCCGCCCTGGCGATGGCCCGCACGCCGGTACGCCTGGACGACCTGACCGGCAAACTCCTCGCGGACTTCCCCGCCGCCGGCCCCCAGCGGGTGACGGCTCTCCTCGACGAACTGATCGCCCGGCGCGCCCTGATCACCGCTCTCCACGCGCCCAGCACATCGACCGACGCCCTCGGACACCTCGTGACCCAGTTGGAGGCCGCCGGCGCCCGCGCCATCGCCCCGGTCGCAGACCTGACCGAGGAGCTGCGCGAGATCCACACCGTGCTGCAGGACAGCGCGGAACGGCCCGCCGAACAGACTCGCCCGGACCGACAGGGCGCGGCTGCGCGGATGAACGACCTGCTGCCCACCGAACGGCACCCGCTCACGGTGGACCTGCGGCTGGACGCCACGATCGCCCTGCCCCCCGCGGTCGCGCGCGAGGCAGAACGCGCCGCTCTGGCCCTGGCCCGGGTCAGCGCCGCCCCCTGGGGCACCGCCTCCTGGAAGGCGTATCACCAGCGGTTCTACGAGCGATTCGGAATCGGCTCGATGGTGCCGGTCACGGACGTCGTCGCCGACAGCGGTATCGGCTTCCCCGACGGCTACCCCGGCTCGACGGCCGGCGAGCGCCGCCCCACGCTCACCGGCCGCGACGAGGCCCTGGTGCGCCTCGCCCAGGGCGCGGCACTGGACGGCCGCGACGAAGTGGTCCTGGACGAGGCCATGATCGCCTCCCTCTCCCTCGGGCCGGACCGGGTACGGCTGCCACCGCACCTGGAGCTGGGGGTGCGGGTGCACGCCGCCGGCACCGCAGACCTGGAGTGGGGGAAGTTCAAGCTGGAGGTCGTGAGCGTCTCCCGGGGCGCAGGAGTGGGAACGGGCCGGTTCCTGCAGGTGCTGGACCCGGCCCACCGCGCCGCTTTCGCCGCCGAGCTGGCGGACCTGCCGGGCGCCGACCCCAACACGGTGGCCGCCCAGCTGTCCTTCCCGCCACTGGAGCCGGACACCGCGCACGTCACCCGCGCCCCGCGGATCCTGTCAACGGCGATCACCCTGGAGGAGCACCGTCCGCCCGGCGACGGCATCCTGACCCTGCAGGACCTGGCCGTGGGCTGCGACGGCCGGCGGATGTACCTGGCCGCGCCGACGCTCGGGCGCCGCGTGGAGGCCGTCGCGATGCACGCGCTGAACCCCCACACCCACACCCCGCCGCTCGCCCGCTTCCTCGCCGAACTCAGCCGCGCCCAGTGCGCCGCGGTGACCCTCTTCGACTGGGGTGCGGCGCGGACCATGCCGTTCCTTCCGCGCCTGCGCCACGGCCGGACCGTGCTGTCCCCTGCGCGCTGGCGCCTGGAGAGCGCCGACCTGCCGGCCCGGGCCCGCCCGTGGGCCGAGTGGGACGCGGCGTTCGCCGCCTGTCGCTCCCGACGTCGCGTCCCCCAACAGGTCTCGCTGACGGAGGGGGACCGGCTGCTGCCCCTGGACCTGGAGGAGGTCGGCCACCGGGCGCTGCTGCGCGCCCACCTCGACGCCGGCGCCCCCGCTGTGCTCACCGAGGCCGCCCGGGACGCCGGCTGGTGCGAGGGCCGGGCCCACGAGATCGTCGTGCCGCTCAAGGCCGCCCGGCCGCCGCAGTGGCCGGCCCTGCCCGCACCCACTCGCCGGCGGACCACCGGCCGTGAGCACGGGCAGACGCCCGCCGCCTCCACCGTCCTGCTCGCCGGCCTCTACGGCGACATACGGCGCCAGGACACCCTGCTGGCCCAGCACCTGCCCGACCTCCTGCAGCGGCTCGGCGAACCGCCCTGGTGGTACGTCCGGTTCCGCGACCCCGACCAGCACCTGCGGCTGCGCATCGCCCTGCCCGACCCCGCCGGCTTCGCCCCGGTGGCCGCCACGGTGAGCAGCTGGGCCGACGAGCTGCACCACGCCGGGCTGCTGCGCGAGGTCCGCTATCCCGTCTCCTACCCGGAGTGGGGCCGCTGGGGCGCAGGTGCGGCCTGGGACGCGGCCGAGAACGTGTTCCGGGCGGACTCGCGCGCCCTGCTCGCCCAGTTGCGCCGCCCGGCCGGCCCGGACCGCCGGGCCCTGGTCGCCGCGCACAGCATCGCCATCGCCGCGGCGTTCCTGGGCAGCGCCGTCGCCGGTGCTGACTGGATCATCGAGAACGTCCCGCCTGCCGCCCCGGCGCGGGTGCGCCGTGCGCAGTTCGCCGAGGCGGTGCGTCTTGCCGACCCGCGTGGTGACTGGGCGGCCCTGCGCGCGGTGCCGGGCGGCGGCGCCATCGTGGAGGCTTGGGCCGGGCGCGACGCGGCGTTGGCCGCATACCGCGCGCACCTTCCGGGCCCCGACACTCACGGGATCGCCGTCGACGACGTGCTCGGTTCCCTGCTCCACGTTCACTTCGTGCGTGCCGTCGCCGTCGACTTCCCCGAGGAGGCGATCTGCCTCTACCTCGCGCGGGCCGCCGCCCTCGCCTGGAAGGCCCGAACCGCCGGGGGGAACGCATGA
- a CDS encoding endonuclease/exonuclease/phosphatase family protein — protein MATITIGSFNLDHDGFTKSPRGGGHFDKWHEAHEILSSSYSFDVLFRQEMSHSAADGGRLLHEAERMLGMRGFMAPSAPAESHNPTGLFIREDTFRVTGVWPQEKDWWLPPCVVSTRYAETGVPLQLASVHLGYRSPARRQIEADNMTTWQRPDLAVLLGGDFNSYSGSDREQQPFPDWPNLLDRAHQEHRTRSGSVTDTEPDRILTAVGIDDVALHAATHLGQADALAATASMDPATRKRQGPAQRIDFQRASRVLLPALRDFRVVPLPDLSDHPLTISVWDADAFITGLEKHRTFDYRRPSRACAALEE, from the coding sequence TTGGCCACGATCACGATCGGATCCTTCAACCTCGACCATGACGGCTTCACCAAGTCCCCCCGTGGTGGCGGCCACTTCGACAAGTGGCACGAAGCCCACGAGATCCTCAGCAGCAGCTACTCGTTCGACGTCCTGTTCCGGCAGGAGATGAGCCACTCCGCCGCCGACGGCGGCCGGCTGCTCCACGAGGCGGAGCGGATGCTGGGCATGCGCGGCTTCATGGCCCCCTCCGCGCCCGCGGAGTCGCACAACCCGACCGGCCTGTTCATCCGCGAGGACACCTTCCGCGTCACCGGCGTCTGGCCGCAGGAGAAGGACTGGTGGCTGCCGCCGTGCGTGGTATCCACTCGGTACGCCGAGACGGGAGTACCGCTCCAACTCGCCTCGGTTCACCTGGGCTACCGATCGCCGGCGCGGCGCCAGATCGAGGCCGACAACATGACCACCTGGCAACGGCCCGATCTGGCCGTACTTCTCGGCGGCGACTTCAACTCCTACAGCGGATCGGACCGGGAACAGCAGCCCTTCCCCGACTGGCCGAACCTCCTGGACCGTGCCCACCAGGAGCACCGCACCCGCAGTGGCTCGGTGACCGACACCGAGCCGGACCGGATCCTCACCGCCGTCGGCATCGACGACGTCGCCCTGCACGCAGCCACCCACCTCGGCCAGGCCGACGCTCTCGCCGCCACCGCGAGCATGGACCCCGCCACCAGGAAGCGGCAGGGACCGGCCCAGCGGATCGACTTCCAGAGAGCGTCGCGCGTCCTGCTCCCGGCCCTGCGGGACTTCCGCGTGGTCCCGCTGCCTGACCTGTCCGACCACCCGCTCACCATCTCGGTCTGGGACGCCGACGCCTTCATCACCGGGCTGGAGAAGCACCGCACCTTCGACTACCGGCGCCCCAGTCGCGCCTGCGCCGCCCTCGAGGAGTGA
- a CDS encoding helix-turn-helix domain-containing protein, with product MARRDPHSGIRWHWTTPRAQDILRRRSLPEILAFYRHLNQLPQEELGTLLGYSTSYISRVETGSRTITDIGALRHIAERLGLPPHVFGITDDADGDHHAMIQFGESVLRLAEIARQAGQAAAAVDELWPLVARLEARAADGHTDTDVLRLLARARVGLGVALGHVLPEERLATAARWTGKGVAIARRLDDRALHAHALRHHGNELRKAGLHHAALERLGRARDLSHTPDDRAAAVILLARAAGTAGATTVFDEAVAESRHLLDTVSVTPLFSEFTLHEVQLRGLAATGRVPGAAELLERAPVPGFQTSPQWRIISAITAGQILLRRGDQDAAGEQMRAALHGAELHRLPHQVQRVIRASSGLPDVREQAQGTLTRLRADIAA from the coding sequence GTGGCGCGCCGAGATCCGCACAGCGGAATCCGCTGGCACTGGACGACCCCCCGGGCCCAGGACATCCTGCGCCGTCGCAGCCTGCCCGAGATCCTCGCCTTCTACCGGCACCTGAACCAGCTCCCGCAGGAGGAACTCGGCACCCTCCTCGGATACTCCACCTCCTACATCTCCCGCGTGGAGACCGGAAGCCGGACCATCACCGACATCGGCGCGCTGCGGCACATTGCGGAGCGCCTCGGCCTGCCACCCCACGTCTTCGGCATCACCGACGACGCCGACGGAGACCACCACGCCATGATCCAATTCGGTGAGAGCGTCCTGCGCCTGGCCGAGATCGCCCGCCAGGCCGGCCAGGCCGCCGCGGCCGTCGACGAACTCTGGCCCCTCGTCGCCCGCCTCGAAGCCAGAGCCGCCGACGGCCACACCGACACCGATGTCCTGCGCCTGCTCGCCCGCGCCCGCGTCGGGCTCGGCGTTGCCCTCGGCCACGTCCTGCCCGAGGAACGCCTCGCCACCGCCGCACGCTGGACCGGCAAAGGCGTCGCCATCGCCCGCCGCCTCGACGACCGGGCCCTGCACGCCCATGCTCTGCGCCATCACGGCAACGAGTTGCGCAAGGCGGGCCTGCACCACGCCGCACTGGAGCGCCTCGGCCGCGCCCGCGACCTCTCCCACACCCCGGACGACCGCGCGGCGGCCGTGATCCTGCTCGCCCGCGCCGCCGGAACGGCCGGTGCCACGACGGTGTTCGACGAAGCTGTCGCAGAGAGCCGACACCTGCTCGACACCGTCAGCGTCACCCCGCTGTTCTCCGAATTCACCCTCCACGAGGTTCAGCTGCGCGGCCTCGCCGCGACCGGCCGCGTGCCGGGCGCCGCCGAACTCCTGGAACGCGCACCCGTACCGGGATTCCAGACCAGCCCGCAGTGGCGCATCATCTCCGCGATCACCGCAGGCCAGATCCTGCTCCGCCGCGGCGACCAGGACGCCGCTGGCGAACAGATGCGCGCGGCCCTGCACGGCGCCGAACTGCACCGCCTGCCACACCAAGTTCAGCGGGTCATCCGTGCCAGCAGTGGACTCCCAGATGTCCGCGAGCAGGCGCAGGGAACCCTCACCCGCCTGCGGGCGGACATAGCAGCCTGA
- the fxlM gene encoding methyltransferase, FxLD system — MPPVPWHQHTIEFTDRPSAQPVITDILGPALAAAEAEGLLHRWWYMNKQPWPLRYQAHTAPTAITDLLDSLTAAGRIVSWNNGIYEPETLAFGGPEAMDAAHTLFHHDSHHLLTYAPPPTARHLGRRESTILLAGAMMRAAGLDWYEQGDVWGKVTELRPHPVPLPPGRAAQTTTAMRHLMSADTRVLCNPGGPLAEHTAWVLAFEQAGLTLARLATGGRLTRGLRAVLAHHIVFHANRAGLPLEDQSAMSALAKAVVMGTSNTTASQPGANPDRNSLGAVNTDTIDSDTTAEDLRNALIDQIIKDGRVRTPRIEDTMRTVARHLFVPKAPLEQAYANWTVDIKQDTDGTSISCASQPGIVGLMLEQLQPQPGDKILELGAGTGYNAALLAHLTGPTGHVTTIDVDTDLVEGARAHLLAAGFDNVTVLQRDGALGHPDGGLYDRIIATVGAHGVPHAWLTQLAPGGLLLVPQRLRGSVSRSIAYKQRPDGVWASTGSEMNTFMPLRRGIADDERRIIAVTASGLVRLQTNSEQAVDAQALADVLDQPRTEVWSGVLYRAMESPEWMELFLSCSLPSGLNQMPFASQARGGLLTDDPYPSSTAAFDGGALTYLARRLSDQRTPEGGKLWEFGVVGHGPGSDELAARVAEAMRTWDREYRDREARFELHPLDAAPIAPAPGRFTFDTPLNRIVIDWR, encoded by the coding sequence ATGCCCCCCGTCCCCTGGCACCAGCACACCATCGAGTTCACCGACCGCCCAAGCGCCCAGCCGGTCATCACCGACATCCTCGGTCCGGCCCTGGCCGCGGCCGAAGCCGAGGGGCTCCTCCACCGCTGGTGGTACATGAACAAGCAGCCGTGGCCGCTGCGCTACCAGGCCCACACCGCCCCCACGGCCATCACCGACCTGCTCGACAGTCTCACCGCCGCCGGCCGGATCGTCTCCTGGAACAACGGCATCTACGAGCCCGAGACCCTCGCCTTCGGCGGCCCCGAAGCCATGGACGCCGCCCACACCCTCTTCCACCACGACAGCCACCACCTGCTCACCTACGCCCCGCCGCCCACCGCCCGGCACCTGGGCCGGCGCGAGAGCACGATCCTGCTGGCCGGCGCCATGATGCGCGCCGCCGGCCTCGACTGGTACGAGCAGGGCGACGTCTGGGGCAAGGTCACCGAACTGCGCCCACACCCGGTGCCGCTCCCGCCCGGCAGGGCCGCGCAGACGACAACCGCGATGCGCCATCTCATGAGCGCCGACACCCGAGTCCTCTGCAACCCGGGCGGCCCGCTCGCGGAGCACACCGCGTGGGTCCTCGCCTTCGAACAGGCCGGCCTGACCCTCGCCCGCCTCGCCACAGGAGGCCGCCTCACCCGGGGCCTGCGCGCCGTCCTCGCCCACCACATCGTCTTCCACGCCAACCGTGCCGGCCTCCCCCTGGAGGACCAGAGCGCCATGTCAGCACTAGCGAAAGCAGTAGTCATGGGAACGAGCAACACCACCGCGTCGCAGCCCGGGGCCAACCCCGACCGCAATAGCCTCGGCGCCGTGAACACCGACACGATCGACTCCGACACCACCGCCGAAGACCTCCGCAACGCCCTGATCGACCAGATCATCAAGGACGGCCGCGTCCGCACCCCGCGCATCGAGGACACGATGCGCACCGTTGCCCGCCACCTCTTCGTCCCCAAGGCGCCCCTCGAACAGGCATACGCCAACTGGACCGTCGACATCAAGCAGGACACCGACGGCACCTCCATCAGCTGCGCCTCCCAGCCCGGCATCGTCGGCCTCATGCTGGAGCAGCTGCAGCCCCAGCCCGGCGACAAGATCCTCGAGCTCGGCGCCGGCACCGGCTACAACGCCGCCCTCCTCGCCCACCTGACCGGCCCCACCGGCCACGTCACCACCATCGACGTCGACACCGACCTCGTGGAGGGCGCCCGCGCCCACCTCCTCGCGGCCGGCTTCGACAACGTCACGGTCCTGCAGCGCGACGGCGCACTCGGCCACCCCGACGGCGGCCTCTACGACCGCATCATCGCCACCGTCGGCGCCCACGGCGTCCCCCACGCCTGGCTCACCCAACTCGCCCCCGGCGGCCTGCTCCTCGTCCCCCAGCGACTGCGCGGCAGCGTCTCGCGCTCCATCGCCTACAAGCAACGCCCCGACGGCGTGTGGGCCTCCACCGGCAGCGAGATGAACACCTTCATGCCGCTGCGCCGGGGCATCGCCGACGACGAGCGCCGCATCATCGCGGTCACGGCGAGCGGCCTGGTGCGCCTGCAGACCAACAGCGAGCAGGCGGTCGACGCCCAGGCCCTGGCCGACGTCCTGGACCAGCCCCGCACCGAGGTGTGGTCCGGCGTGCTCTACCGGGCGATGGAGTCGCCGGAGTGGATGGAGCTGTTCCTGTCCTGCTCGCTGCCCAGCGGCCTGAACCAGATGCCCTTCGCGAGCCAGGCCCGCGGCGGCCTGCTCACCGACGACCCGTACCCGAGCTCCACCGCGGCGTTCGACGGCGGCGCCCTCACCTACCTCGCCCGGCGCCTGTCCGACCAGCGCACCCCCGAGGGCGGCAAGCTCTGGGAGTTCGGCGTCGTCGGCCACGGGCCCGGCAGCGACGAGCTGGCCGCCCGCGTGGCCGAGGCCATGCGGACCTGGGACCGCGAGTACCGCGACCGCGAGGCCCGGTTCGAGCTGCACCCGCTCGACGCCGCGCCCATCGCCCCGGCCCCCGGCCGCTTCACCTTCGACACCCCGCTGAACCGGATCGTCATCGACTGGCGCTGA
- a CDS encoding FxLD family lanthipeptide, which translates to MTHSITHGTTQVNPQNPQGATSDGFDLDVTLVEVTDAARLVNITGDNCGSTCGACTTGVA; encoded by the coding sequence ATGACCCACAGCATCACGCACGGCACCACCCAGGTGAACCCGCAGAACCCGCAGGGCGCCACGTCGGACGGCTTCGACCTGGACGTCACCCTCGTGGAGGTCACCGACGCGGCCCGCCTGGTCAACATCACCGGCGACAACTGCGGCTCCACCTGCGGCGCCTGCACCACCGGCGTCGCCTGA